Proteins from one Acomys russatus chromosome 12, mAcoRus1.1, whole genome shotgun sequence genomic window:
- the Mdh1b gene encoding putative malate dehydrogenase 1B codes for MAKFVIAGKADCPYYAKAELLADYLQKNLPDFRIFKITQHPDVWEEWLEDLCEKNMWDHRSSPIIWRELLDRGGKGLLLGGYNEFLEHAQLYYGVTSSMTTELMMIIAQENLQAHVEEDLEKEVLKDVISPLQVWIASASTNVCYHLIPLLVSGEVFGMDTELSLTLFDREHTEDCLRSIVMETEDLASPFLRSVSFCTKADEAFLQAQVIIILDDSTEEEVYTLESCLRSRLPLCRSYGHLMEKNAHKSVKVIVGGKTFVNLKATLLMQYAPNIASNIIAVALGVEGQAKAAVARKMKTTSAHIKDVIIWGNISGNNYVDLRKAKVYNYESAVKGPPGYYHSVLNLIFDREWVTKEFVMMLRDLSSTGKQFGGILAAHSIATTLKYWYYGSPPGEIVSLGIMSEGQFGIPEGIVFSMPVKFENGTWVVLTDLEDIELSKQILNRLTEDLIQEKLVAMGDLLIFKPVEEGNLINVLSHWADV; via the exons ATGGCCAAATTCGTTATCGCTG GTAAAGCAGACTGCCCATATTATGCTAAGGCAGAACTTCTGGCAGACTATTTACAAAAGAATCTTCCTGACTTTCGGATTTTCAAAATCACGCAGCATCCTGATGTGTGGGAG GAGTGGCTGGAAGACCTCTGTGAAAAGAACATGTGGGATCACAGAAGCTCGCCCATTATCTGGAGAGAGCTGCTGGATCGCGGAGGCAAGGGCTTGCTCTTGGGAGGATACAATGAGTTCCTGGAGCACGCCCAG CTTTACTATGGTGTCACTTCCAGCATGACCACAGAGCTGATGATGATCATCGCCCAAGAGAACCTACAGGCACATGTAGAAGAAGATTTGGAGAAAGAAGTCCTGAAAGATGTCATCAGCCCCTTGCAGGTCTGGATTGCCAG TGCAAGTACTAATGTGTGCTACCACCTAATCCCCCTCTTGGTAAGTGGAGAAGTGTTTGGGATGGACACGGAGCTCAGCCTGACCCTGTTTGACCGGGAGCACACCGAAGACTGCCTGAGGAGCATAGTGATGGAAACTGAGGACTTGGCATCGCCGTTCCTCCGCAGTGTCTCCTTCTGCACTAAGGCAGATGAGGCCTTTCTTCAAGCCCAAGTCATCATCATCCTGGATGACAGCACAGAGGAGGAAGTGTACACCCTGGAGAGCTGCCTGCGGAGCAGGCTGCCGCTGTGCCGCAGCTACGGTCACCTGATGGAGAAAAACGCTCACAAATCTGTCAAGGTCATTGTGGGAGGGAAAACCTTTGTGAATCTTAAAGCAACTTTGCTCATGCAATATGCCCCTAACATCGCAAGCAACATCATCGCGGTGGCGCTGGGTGTGGAAGGCCAAGCGAAAGCAGCAGTAGCCCGAAAGATGAAAACAACCTCAGCCC ACATCAAAGATGTGATAATTTGGGGTAATATCAGTGGAAATAACTACGTTGATCTGAGGAAAGCAAAAGTTTACAACTATGAGAGTGCTGTTAAGGGACCTCCTGGATATTATCACTCTGTGttaaacttgatttttgacag GGAGTGGGTAACAAAAGAATTCGTGATGATGCTTCGCGACTTGAGCAGCACCGGAAAACAATTTGGAGGCATTTTGGCTGCACATAGCATAGCCACCACCCTGAAGTACTGGTACTATGGCTCACCCCCTGGAGAGATTGTTTCCTTGGGGATCATGAGTGAAG GCCAGTTTGGTATTCCTGAGGGCATTGTCTTTTCTATGCCTGTGAAATTTGAGAACGGAACTTGGGTGGTTCTTACAGACCTGGAGGACATTGAGCTGAGTAAGCAGATACTAAACAGGCTCACAGAGGATCTGATTCAG gaGAAACTTGTTGCAATGGGagacttattaa
- the Fastkd2 gene encoding FAST kinase domain-containing protein 2, mitochondrial, with the protein MNNKAHFIRQFSTLLPRSRALRIYPLGFCRPEVIHSKRNPRNCLLNGFDEGLQPSVRHLFRNMFILNSLGGCTQTKGIGRAAVFKHGGILCPKRMSKHCFVSDGASDRDLMTTDFHRTSSEDVLSKKMRPTPVNHKKLAQECNSLSDVLDVFSKAPTFPSSNYFLAMWMLAKRISEDKRRFEIQLMFSHPAFNQLCDQMMREAKIMHCDHLLFSLNAVVKLGVPQNTLMVQTLLRVIQERINECDERCLSVLSTALETMEPCMNVNALRAALRIIVDQQVWKMEHIFTLQTVMKCIGKDTPPALKKKLEMKALKELGRFSVLNCQHMFEVLAAMDHRSVVLLNECSKVVVDNIHGCPFKVLFGILQSCKNLRYQNEDLFKSIADYVATTFDMWTLKQVIFVLLLFETLGFRPPGLMDKLMEKVVEESGSLNMKNVISILHVYSSLNHVHKGQSRAFLEAMASALTSCLHHISSENLLNAVHSFCMMNYFPLAPINQLIKRNIIYELLTSGDTEKNIQKLHVLNTCLQLDESAYNKAVHIPLPQLPPSPSHPNEKLAEVLSSLLESEGCFSRNVQLPHNYHIDFEIRMDTNRTQVFSFCDGDSASATNMQRVAVLCVPKSFYCLNSSHPRGLLAMKIRHLNVMGFHVILINNWELRKLKMEDAVTFVKAKIYSDDAFPTTDATM; encoded by the exons ATGAATAACAAAGCACATTTCATTAGACAATTCAGTACTTTACTTCCAAGAAGCAGAGCTTTAAGGATATATCCCCTGGGATTTTGCAGACCAGAAGTTATTCATTCAAAACGGAACCCGAGAAACTGTCTGTTAAATGGTTTTGACGAgggcttgcaaccatctgtccGACACCTCTTTCGGAATATGTTTATTTTGAACTCATTAGGTGGTTGTACTCAAACTAAAGGCATAGGCCGTGCAGCTGTTTTTAAACATGGCGGAATCCTTTGTCCTAAAAGAATGTCAAAACATTGTTTTGTCTCTGATGGGGCATCTGATCGTGATTTGATGACAACAGACTTTCATCGTACCTCCAGTGAGGATGTGCTTAGCAAGAAAATGAGGCCAACCCCTGTGAATCATAAGAAGCTGGCCCAGGAGTGTAACTCTCTGAGTGATGTGCTGGACGTGTTTTCAAAAGCGCCTACGTTTCCCAGCAGTAACTACTTCTTAGCGATGTGGATGCTTGCCAAAAGAATATCTGAAGACAAGAGGCGCTTTGAAATCCAGCTGATGTTCAGTCATCCCGCCTTTAACCAGCTGTGCGATCAAATGATGAGAGAAGCCAAGATTATGCACTGCGACCACCTTTTGTTCAGTCTTAATGCTGTTGTGAAGCTTGGAGTCCCCCAGAATACTCTGATGGTCCAGACTTTGCTGCGGGTGATTCAG gAGCGTATCAATGAGTGTGACGAGAGATGCCTTTCAGTTTTGTCAACTGCCCTAGAGACCATGGAGCCATGCATGAATGTGAACGCACTCCGCGCAGCACTGCG AATCATAGTTGACCAGCAAGTTTGGAAGATGGAACATATCTTCACATTACAAACAGTGATGAAGTGTATCGGCAAAGACACACCACCTGCTCTTAAGAAGAAATTGGAG ATGAAAGCCTTGAAGGAATTAGGCAGATTTTCTGTCTTGAATTGCCAGCACATGTTTGAGGTATTAGCTGCCATGGATCACCGCTCTGTTGTCCTTCTGAATGAATGCAGTAAGGTGGTCGTAG ATAATATCCATGGGTGTCCTTTTAAAGTATTGTTTGGCATACTGCAGTCCTGTAAAAACCTTCGGTACCAAAATGAAGATCTCTTTAAGAGCATAGCAGATTATGTGGCTACAACTTTTGACATGTGGACATTGAAACAA GTTATCTTTGTCCTCTTGTTATTTGAAACTCTTGGTTTTCGGCCTCCTGGTTTGATGGACAAGCTCATGGAGAAAGTAGTGGAGGAGTCTGGCTCTCTGAACATGAAGAACGTCATCTCTATCCTCCACGTGTACTCCTCTCTCAATCACGTCCACAAAGGCCAGAGCAGAGC GTTCCTAGAAGCTATGGCTAGTGCTCTGACTAGCTGTCTTCACCATATCTCTTCTGAAAACCTATTGAATGCAGTGCATTCATTTTGCATGATGAATTATTTCCCCCTGGCCCCTATTAACCAGCTTATCAAAAGGAAcatcatctatgaactgctgacTTCAG gtgacacagagaaaaatattcaGAAGCTTCACGTTTTGAATACATGTCTACAACTTGACGAAAGTGCTTACAACAAAGCTGTACACATCCCACTGCCACAGCTGCCACCGTCACCATCACATCCAAACGAGAAGCTTGCAGAGGTGCTCAGCAGCCTTCTGGAAAGTGAAGGATGCTTCTCAAGAAATGTTCAGTTGCCACATAATTATCACATTG attttgaaataaGAATGGACACTAACAGAACCcaagtgttttcattttgtgatgGAGATTCAGCTTCTGCCACAAACATGCAGAG AGTAGCAGTGCTGTGTGTTCCTAAGTCTTTCTACTGTTTGAATTCAAGCCACCCCAGAGGATTGTTGGCTATGAAAATTCGACATTTGAATGTCATGGGTTTCCATGTGATCTTG atcaatAACTGGGAGCTGAGAAAATTAAAGATGGAGGATGCAGTCACATTCGTGAAGGCGAAGATCTATTCAGATGACGCGTTTCCCACTACTGATGCAACCATGTAA